The sequence below is a genomic window from Providencia rettgeri.
TGGGGATCCCGCCTGATCTGATTGAAGATATTCTTAGACGGATCATGCGTGAATCTTATGCACGTGAAAATGATAAAGGGTTCAAAACACTGAACCCATCAGCAGGACCAATTGTGATTGTCGGTGGTGATGGGAAAATGGGACGGCTATTTCATCGTCTCCTTAACTTATCAGGCTACCAAGTTAAAACCTTGAACGAAGGTGATTGGCCGCAAGTAGAGTCTATAGTTGCTGGTGCTAGCATCGTGATGATTAGTGTACCAATACATTTAACGGTGCAAGTCATTAACCAGCTGCCGAAACTGGATAAAAGCACGGTCTTGATGGATATTGCATCGATTAAGCAACAGCCATTAGAAGCGATGTTAGCAGCCCATGATGGGCCAGTACTTGGGCTTCACCCGATGTTTGGCCCTGATATTGGTAGTGTTGCAAAGCAAGTATTTGCTTACTGTAATGGCCGTAGCTCAGAGGCTTATCAGTGGTTCCTTGAACAGTTATTGGTTTGGGGAGCTCGCTTGAAAGAAATATCAGCCGAAGAGCATGATAAAAACATGAGCTTTATTCAGGCATTACGCCATTTTACAACATTTACTTACGGGCGAAACCTTGCTGAGGAAAATATCGATTTACAGCAATTACTTGATTTATCATCGCCTATATACCGTTTAGAGCTTGCGATGGTTGGGCGGTTATTTGCCCAAGACCCTCAGCTATATGCAGACATTATTATGTCTTCAAATGAAAATGTTGAATTGATACGTCGATATCACCAGTTGTTAGGTGATTCAATCGCACTACTAGAGAACAAAGATAAAACAGAATTTATTCGCCAATTTAATCAAGTTAGCCAGTGGTTCGGCGAAGATGCCCATCATTTTATGAAAGAAAGTCAATCATTATTGCAACGAGCAAATGATAATCGGAAATAATCATCCCCCGCTCTCTATCGTATTTTATAGCGGTAGGGGGCTTTAATTTTTGTTAATTTATTATTATCTTCCATAGCCTCCTGTTTTAGCTAATCTTTCCGTATATATTTATTTAAAATAAGCAATTGTACTTATCTATATAATTTCTATCGAATAATATGCCACTCAGTCAAAAATTAAATTTATTCACTATTTAATTCTAAATTAATCGATTTATAAAATTAATATTTATGAATCGATCGATTTATATGATAAAGATTTCATCTATTTTACCGATAACACTACTCATTAAATGATGGTTAGCGTGGTAAATATATGTTTTTTAAAAATCTTAAAATCAGTATGAAGTTAACGGTAGCATTTGGTAGTTTTGTTGCGCTTATTATCTTAAGTTCAATATTTTCTTTAGCGAATATGAACCGAGCTAATGATGGCATGAAACAAGTGTTGTATGAAAGTTATCCTATCGCCTCTACCGCAGGGCAAATGATGGATAACTTCTATTCTTTTATAGGGATCCAAGAGCTAATTTTACTGGATGATCGTGGTAGTGATAAACGCAGAGAAGAATTGGCTAAAATTACATTAAAAATTAATGAATTGATGGAAAACTTAGAAAATAACGTTACAGATGATCGCTCTAAAGAAGTCTTGGCTGATTTGCGTGTTATTCGCCAACAGTTTCATTCATCAATTACTCGCATCAATACCTTTTTATCAGAGAATAATCGCCAGGCTGCTATTGACGAAATGATGACGAAAACGTCGAGTATTCAGCGTGATTATCGAGAACAAATTCAAACGTTAATGGCAATTCAAGATTTGCAGATGCAAGAGATTGGCCGGAAAGTTAATGCAGACTATGAAAGTAATAAAATATTACTGGCAGTGCTATCGATCTTGAGTATTGGCGTGGGCTGCGTAATGGGGTGGTATATTACGACAATAATTACCAGGCCATTGGAAAATGCAGTTAATTTCGCTCAGTCAATTGCAAATGGGGATTTGACTAAAGATATTCAGGTTACTTCAAAAGATGAAACGGGTGTGTTGCTAAATGCACTGAATGCGATGAAAGAACACTTACTGGAAATCGTCCAAGAGGTTCAGCAAGGTTCTGAAAGTATTTCGGCAGCAGCAGGGCAAATTGTTGCGGGGAACCAAAACCTGGCCGCGCGTACTGAAGAGCAAGCCGCATCAGTTGAAGAAACAGCCAGTTCAATGGAACAAATCACGTCAACGGTTCAAAACACGACTGAACACACTCATGAAGCAAGTATGCTTGCAGACCAAACTGCGATTATTGTACAAAACAATGGTGATATGATGAGCCAAGTTACGAATAAAATGCGTGCAATTAATGGCTCATCATCACAGATGACAGAAATTATTAATCTCATCGACTCCATTGCATTCCAAACTAATATTTTAGCATTGAATGCATCGGTGGAAGCGGCAAGAGCGGGTGAGCATGGGCGAGGCTTCGCTGTTGTTGCTGGAGAAGTAAGGTTGCTAGCACAGAAAAGTGCTGCTTCCGCGAGTGATATTCGTGGGTTGATTGAAAATTCATCGTCCCAAACACAAGAAGGCATGGAACTTGTCGAAAAAGCAACGCAACAAATACATGGCATGGTTGATAGTGTAAAAGAGATGAATGCGTTATTACGTGAAATTGGGCAAGCTAGCCGTGAGCAAAGCGATGGTATTTCTCAAATTAATAGTGCGGTCGGGCAGCTTGATTTAACCACACAACAAAATGCGAGTTTAGTTGAAGAATCTGTTGTCGCAGCGGACTCATTAAATGAACAGGCGTACCATTTGAAGGAGCTAGTCAATTATTTCAGAGTGAAATCGTCGAATCACCAACCTGAAGTGAGAGTATAGTTTCAGTTTAATAGGCTGCACTGAAAAATGCAGCCTAACTATATCTTATTAAGGTGTAATTTTTTCAGGTTCAACAGGAACCACATTTTCGGATGGGTAGCAGCCTAATATTTTAATTGACCTAGTAATTGTTGAAAGTTCTCTTAAAGCTTGTTGCATATTATCTGAACGCAAGTTTGCATGAACATCGACATAAAACATCTCTTCCCAGGGTTTTCCATTAATTGGGCGTGATTCTAACTTGCTCATAATTATCTTATTATTTTTCAAAATAACTAATGCATCAACTAAAGCACCAGCTTGTTGGCCAGTGGTCAGAAGCAGTGTTGTTTTTGCAGGAACTTGTTCTGTGACTTCAATTGGTTGTGGTGCAACAACAATAAAGCGAGTCATATTAATTTGCTGATTAGCAAGGTTATGCTCTATTACACTTAAATCGTATAATGCGCCACCGGCTTCACTTCCAAGAGCTGCGACACTCGGTGAGTTTTGATCGGCAACCATTTGCATTGCGGTTGATGTGCTATCACAATATTTTATTTCCCAGTGTGGGAATTGCGCTAAGTACTGGCTACATTGCTGGAAAGGCTGTGGGTGGCTATAAACGGTTTTGATCTGGCTGAGATCGGTATTTCCTGTCGTTAAGAGGCAATGATTAATTGGGAGTCGAATCTCTCCGACGATTGATAATGACGTATTTTGCAGTAAATCGTAAACATCGTTAATTGCACCTGAACTGGTATTTTCTATTGGCAAAATACCGTATTCTGCTTGCCCATTTTCAACTAATGAAAAAATATCTTGGAATTTGTGGCAACTGCATTCAACCAACTGGTCAAAATGACGGGCTGAGTACTGGCGTGCAGCAATGTGTGAATAAGAGCCTTTCGGCCCTAAAAATGCGAAACGGGCAGTGTCACTAGGGGTTAAATTTAAATGCTTTTGTAAAATCGCCTGTTGTGTAAGAACAGAGTCCTCAATAATCATTTGAAATAAACGAGTAATATAAAAACCATCAAGTCCTAGAGGTTTGCCTTTGTTAATTAAAACATCCAAAAGCTGGCGTTCACGGTCTTTATCGCGAATCGGGCGGCTATCATCAATTTTTGTTTCAGCAACTTCAACAGCATAACCACGGCGCTTTGCTAAAAGATTGAGTAACTCACTATCTAGTTGGCTTATTTTTTCTCTTACTTTCAATAAATTAGTGCTGTTTTCCATTCTGCCCACCCCTGTTAATATTATGATATAAAAAAAGCCCCCTAGAGGGGGCTTTTTAATTTTGTCTTCTTTTCTTTCTCGAACGACAAAAGCCCCTAATTAGGCGTTGCTAAAGAAGAAAAAGAAAACAAAATTAAGATTCATATGGATACCTTTCGTCAGATTCAATTTAAATAAACCCGATACTCACTCAGAAGTCAATAGATAAGGATCAGAAACATAAAAAACGCGCCCATAGTGAGCGCGTTTATAAGGTTCAAGATTAGTTGATAGATAATATAAAATTATAACGTAACAGTATTATTCGCTTCTTTTACACTATTATAGGCTCTTCTTGATTCTCCTTTATGTTGCACTTTATTGAGTTGTCTTTCGAGTTTGTTAATTAGTTCATTAATTGCAACGTACATATCTTCATGCTTGGCACTTGCGACCAATTTTCCTGTCGCTGTTTTTATGTTGGCATCAACCATAAAACCTTGTGGCTCTTTTGATAATACAACATGGGTATTTATCAGAGATACTTGCCACTTGTCGAGTTTTGTTAGACGGCTCTCAATGTGCTCACGAATCGCTGGGGTAATGTCCATTTGCTTGCTAGTAATGTTCACTATCATATAGTTACCTCTCATTGTTTCCGTCTTTGTTGAGTTCAGAATACCTGTTCTTGCTAAGAAAAAATTGATGTAGATCACATCTCATTCAGGGGAAGAGTTGCACCCATCCGAAGTGTGATTTCACGTAAAAAAGGGGCGAAAAAGCATTGCCAAGATGAATGGTTTAAGGGAAACTGATTGGGTTGGCTAACGGAACGGTTATTGGCCTGAGTTTTTTTTGGGTTAAAATTAGTAACTTAAATGAGCAAGCAACTAAATCACTGCTAACAAAGAAAAACAGCAGCCATGGCTGCTGTTTTAGATCTTACGATGGTATTATTGTGGGTTTACAGCAATAATACTCGCAACTTTATTCGCTTCTTGGTTTAGCCCCATCTCATTATAAGCAATTTCCATGTATGCTAAGGCATTACGTGTTGCTTCTGTGTCTGGGTAGTCTTTTAGCATTTGTTGAACACGATTAACAACCGCGACATAAGCACCGCGTTTGTTGTAGTATTCGACAACAGAAAGGTCGAATTTCGCTAAGCGGTCTTTTAAGAAGACTAACCGCTTACTCGCATCATTGGAGTATAGGCTGTTAGGGTAGTAG
It includes:
- the raiA gene encoding ribosome-associated translation inhibitor RaiA gives rise to the protein MIVNITSKQMDITPAIREHIESRLTKLDKWQVSLINTHVVLSKEPQGFMVDANIKTATGKLVASAKHEDMYVAINELINKLERQLNKVQHKGESRRAYNSVKEANNTVTL
- a CDS encoding methyl-accepting chemotaxis protein, producing MFFKNLKISMKLTVAFGSFVALIILSSIFSLANMNRANDGMKQVLYESYPIASTAGQMMDNFYSFIGIQELILLDDRGSDKRREELAKITLKINELMENLENNVTDDRSKEVLADLRVIRQQFHSSITRINTFLSENNRQAAIDEMMTKTSSIQRDYREQIQTLMAIQDLQMQEIGRKVNADYESNKILLAVLSILSIGVGCVMGWYITTIITRPLENAVNFAQSIANGDLTKDIQVTSKDETGVLLNALNAMKEHLLEIVQEVQQGSESISAAAGQIVAGNQNLAARTEEQAASVEETASSMEQITSTVQNTTEHTHEASMLADQTAIIVQNNGDMMSQVTNKMRAINGSSSQMTEIINLIDSIAFQTNILALNASVEAARAGEHGRGFAVVAGEVRLLAQKSAASASDIRGLIENSSSQTQEGMELVEKATQQIHGMVDSVKEMNALLREIGQASREQSDGISQINSAVGQLDLTTQQNASLVEESVVAADSLNEQAYHLKELVNYFRVKSSNHQPEVRV
- the pheA gene encoding bifunctional chorismate mutase/prephenate dehydratase, coding for MENSTNLLKVREKISQLDSELLNLLAKRRGYAVEVAETKIDDSRPIRDKDRERQLLDVLINKGKPLGLDGFYITRLFQMIIEDSVLTQQAILQKHLNLTPSDTARFAFLGPKGSYSHIAARQYSARHFDQLVECSCHKFQDIFSLVENGQAEYGILPIENTSSGAINDVYDLLQNTSLSIVGEIRLPINHCLLTTGNTDLSQIKTVYSHPQPFQQCSQYLAQFPHWEIKYCDSTSTAMQMVADQNSPSVAALGSEAGGALYDLSVIEHNLANQQINMTRFIVVAPQPIEVTEQVPAKTTLLLTTGQQAGALVDALVILKNNKIIMSKLESRPINGKPWEEMFYVDVHANLRSDNMQQALRELSTITRSIKILGCYPSENVVPVEPEKITP
- the tyrA gene encoding bifunctional chorismate mutase/prephenate dehydrogenase — encoded protein: MSVELTHLREQIDEVDKSLLDLLAKRLQLVAEVGEVKSLHGLPIYVPERETSMLAARRAEAERMGIPPDLIEDILRRIMRESYARENDKGFKTLNPSAGPIVIVGGDGKMGRLFHRLLNLSGYQVKTLNEGDWPQVESIVAGASIVMISVPIHLTVQVINQLPKLDKSTVLMDIASIKQQPLEAMLAAHDGPVLGLHPMFGPDIGSVAKQVFAYCNGRSSEAYQWFLEQLLVWGARLKEISAEEHDKNMSFIQALRHFTTFTYGRNLAEENIDLQQLLDLSSPIYRLELAMVGRLFAQDPQLYADIIMSSNENVELIRRYHQLLGDSIALLENKDKTEFIRQFNQVSQWFGEDAHHFMKESQSLLQRANDNRK